The segment ATCCTGGCGCTGAACGCGGCGGTGGAGGCGGCGCGGGCGGGCGAACAGGGGCGGGGCTTCGCGGTGGTGGCGAGCGAAGTGCGCAATCTGGCGCAGCGTTCGGCGGCGGCGGCCAAGGAGATCAAGGCGCTGATCGGCGATTCGGTGGACAAGGTGGAGTCCGGGTCGCGGCTGGTGGACGAGGCGGGCAAGACGATGGAGGAGATCGTCTCGTCGGTGACGCGGGTGGCGGACATCATGAGCGAGATTTCGGCGGCGTCGATCGAGCAAAGCTCGGGGATCGAGCAGGTGAATCTGGCGGTGACGCAGATGGACGAGAACACGCAGAAGAACGCGGCGCTGGTGGAGGAGGCGGCCGCGGCGGCGGAGTCGCTGCAAGAGCAGTCGCAGTCGCTGGCGCGGGCGGTGTCGATTTTCCGGCTCGATGCGGCTTCCGCTGCGGGCGGACCGCGTGGAGGGCGCCATGGGACAGCCCGTACTTGACCGCGACTTGTCCTTCACCAGCGCGGACTTCCGGCGGATCCGCGAGATGGTGTACCGGCAGGCCGGCATCTCGCTTAATGAGACCAAGGCGAACATGGCCTATGCCAGACTGTCGCGGCGCCTGCGCAAGCTGGGACTGAACAATTTTTCCCAATATCTGGATTATCTGGGCGAGCATCCGTCAAGTCCCGAATGGCAGGCATTCATCAATGCCTTGACGACCAATCTGACGGCGTTCTTTCGCGAGTCGCACCACTTCGACGAACTGGCCGGGTTGTTCGCGGCGGCGCAACCGGGCGCGCCATTCCGGGTCTGGAGCGCCGCGGCGTCAACCGGCGAAGAGCCTTACTCGATCGCCATGACCCTGGCGGCGGCACGCTCCCGTCCGGGCAAGATCGAAATACTGGCGTCGGATATCGATACCCAGGTTTTGCAGGCGGCGGCGAGCGGCATCTACCCGATCGAACGTCTGGCCAAACTGGACAAGGCCTTGGTGCAGCGTTTTTTTCTCAAAGGTCGCGGGGCGTTCGAAGGGCAGGCGCGAGTGAGGCCGGAAGTGTCCGGGATGATCCATTTTTTTCAGTTGAATCTGACATCGCCGAACTGGCCGGATCTGGGCCGCTTCGACGCCATCTTTTGCCGGAACGTGATGATCTATTTTGACAAGCCGACACAGTTGCGGCTCCTGGAGCGGATGGCGGCGCTGATGACCCCGTCCTCGCGGCTTTTTCTCGGCCATTCGGAAAACATCCAGTTTCTGACCGGTCTTTTCGTCTCGAGCGGGCGGACCAGTTACCGCCTGGCTTCCGCCTCGCGGAGCGAGCCATGACAAGCACGGCGCGCAAGATTCGTGTGGTGGTGGTCGACGATTCTGCCCTGATTCGCAGCTTGCTGACTTCCTTGCTTAACAGCGCGCCGGATATCGAGGTGGTGGCCACGGCCTCCGACCCCATCGTCGCGCGCGAACGGATCCGGGAAACCTCGCCCGATGTGGTGACGCTGGACGTCGAGATGCCTCGTATGGACGGGCTTGAGTTCCTGCGCCGTTTGATGCGTTTGCGTCCAACCCCGGTGGTGATGATCTCGTCGCTCACCGGCCGCGGTTCGGAAACCTCGCTCGCCGCGCTGGAGCTCGGGGCGGTGGATGTCATCGCCAAGCCGGTCAGCGATGTGGCGCGCAACATGGAGCGCTACGCGGAACAGATCCGCGACAAGATCCGGGCCGCCGCCGGCGCGCGCGTTTTCCATCCTCAGCGCTTTTTGTCGCATGGACCGTTGTCCGCGCCGTCCTCCGCCGCGCATGGCAAGTTCGATGCGCTGGCGATTGTATTCGTCGGCGCCTCGACCGGCGGCACGGAAGCGATCAAGGCCTTTTTGACGCAACTGCCGGCGGACTTTCCTCCGGTGTTGATGGTTCAGCACATGCCGGAAAACTTTACCCTGTCGTTCGCCCGGCGTCTTGACTCGCTGTGCGCGATGAATGTGAAAGAGGCGGAGGACGGCGACAGGATCGAAAAAGGCTGGGCCTACCTGGCTCCCGGGCATTCGCACATGCGCATCCGCCGCGGTGGCGGCGGTTATGTGGTTGCGCTGGACAAAAGCGATCCGGTCAACCGCCACCGCCCGGCCGTGGATGTGCTGTTCCGTTCGGCCGCCGTCGAAGTCGGACGCCACGCCGTCGGCGTGATCATGACCGGCATGGGCAAGGACGGGGCCGAGGGCATGCGGGAAATGAAACAGGCCGGGGCCTGGAATATTGCCCAGGATGAAGCCTCATCCGTGGTGTACGGCATGCCGCGCGAAGCATTGCGTGCCGGCGGCGTGGATGAAGTGTTGCCGCTGAACGCCCTGCCGCTTCGGGTCATCGAGCGATTGCAGGGCCGGGGCTGACATGGCGGCGGCCGGCCAGCCTGGTTTCGGGTATTTCGATGCCCAGTTCCAGCTACCCGCCGTGAAGCTTCTGCCGGGCGAGTATCTGGCCACGCGCGCTCCGCAGTTGCTGGTGACGGTGCTGGGATCCTGCGTGGCGGCCTGTTTGCGCGACAGGAAAACCGGCATTTCGGGAATGAACCATTTCATGCTGCCGGAAGGCGCGCCGACCGGTGACCAGGGGCCCGTCACCCGTTTTGGCATGTTTGCCATGGAACGGCTGATCAACGACATGCTCAAGTTGGGGGCGAGCCGGGAAGGGCTGGAAGCCAAGGTGTTCGGCGGCGGCAACGTGCTGCATGGCATGAAAATCGTCAACATCGGCGCCCAGAACGGCAATTTCGTGCTCGATTATCTGGCCAACGAGCGTATTCCTGTGCTGGCCGAGGATCTGCTGGGCGAGCATGCCCGCAAGGTGTATTTTTTCACGGACACCGGCAAGGTGATGATCCGGCGCCTGAAGTCCGAGCGGCTGCCGACGGTGGCGCGGGAAGAAGCCCGCTACCGGGATACCGTGGAGCATTCCGGCAGCGGCGACGTCGAATTGTTCGACTGAGCGGTCACTTTTCCAGAAGGTGGCGCTTGTCCTTGACCTTCGCCCATTCCTCGTGATCGGGCAGCGGATCTTTTTTCGCGGAGATCACCGGCCATTCCCGGGCCAGTTCGGCGTTGATGCCGAGGAAGGCCTGCTGGTCCGCCGGCAGATCATCCTCGGGGTAAATCGCCTCGACCGGGCATTCGGGCACGCACAGGGTGCAGTCGATGCACTCTTCGGGATCGATCACCAGAAAATTGGGCCCTTCATGAAAACAATCCACCGGGCAGACATCCACGCAATCGGTGTATTTGCATTTGACACAGGCTTCGGTTACAACATAGGCCATGTTTTTGTGCTCCCCGCTGAAAGTTGACTATTCCAGTCAACATTTTAGCGAGAAATTCCTTCCGTGTTGAATACTGAAATGCCTTCCGTGCGCGGCCGTTTCGCGCCGAGTCCCACCGGTCTTTTGCATGCCGGTTCCCTGACCACTGCCGTGGGCAGTTTTCTTGAAGCGCGTACGCGCGGCGGCCAGTGGCTGGTGCGCATCGAAGACCTCGACCCGCCCCGCGAAGTGCCGGGCGCCGCCGACGAAATCCTGCGCACGCTCGAGCGCCTGGGGTTCGAATGGGATGGCGACGTGGTCTACCAGAGCCGGCGCCATGACCTCTACCGCGACGCGCTCGATACGTTGCGGCGGGCGGGAAGCGTGTACCCGTGCACCTGCACACGCCGTGAAATCGGTCTGGTCGCGCACCGGGGCATCGACGGCCCGGTGTATCCGGGCACCTGCCGCGGCGGCTGCCGCGAGTCGCGCAGCGCGCGCGCCTGGCGTCTGCGGGTAGGCGAAGACCCGGTGTCTTTCGACGACCGCCTGCAGGGGCGGGTATCCCAGAGCCTGGAAAACGAGGTCGGGGATATCGTGCTGCGGCGCGCCGACGGCTTTTGGGCCTATCAGCTGGCCGTGGTGGTGGACGATGCCGAACAGGGAGTCACCGATATCGTGCGCGGCGCGGACCTGCTGGTCTCAACCCCCCGGCAGATCGCCGTCTACCGGGCGCTGGG is part of the Paludibacterium paludis genome and harbors:
- a CDS encoding CheR family methyltransferase, translated to MGQPVLDRDLSFTSADFRRIREMVYRQAGISLNETKANMAYARLSRRLRKLGLNNFSQYLDYLGEHPSSPEWQAFINALTTNLTAFFRESHHFDELAGLFAAAQPGAPFRVWSAAASTGEEPYSIAMTLAAARSRPGKIEILASDIDTQVLQAAASGIYPIERLAKLDKALVQRFFLKGRGAFEGQARVRPEVSGMIHFFQLNLTSPNWPDLGRFDAIFCRNVMIYFDKPTQLRLLERMAALMTPSSRLFLGHSENIQFLTGLFVSSGRTSYRLASASRSEP
- a CDS encoding protein-glutamate methylesterase/protein-glutamine glutaminase, translated to MTSTARKIRVVVVDDSALIRSLLTSLLNSAPDIEVVATASDPIVARERIRETSPDVVTLDVEMPRMDGLEFLRRLMRLRPTPVVMISSLTGRGSETSLAALELGAVDVIAKPVSDVARNMERYAEQIRDKIRAAAGARVFHPQRFLSHGPLSAPSSAAHGKFDALAIVFVGASTGGTEAIKAFLTQLPADFPPVLMVQHMPENFTLSFARRLDSLCAMNVKEAEDGDRIEKGWAYLAPGHSHMRIRRGGGGYVVALDKSDPVNRHRPAVDVLFRSAAVEVGRHAVGVIMTGMGKDGAEGMREMKQAGAWNIAQDEASSVVYGMPREALRAGGVDEVLPLNALPLRVIERLQGRG
- the cheD gene encoding chemoreceptor glutamine deamidase CheD, with protein sequence MAAAGQPGFGYFDAQFQLPAVKLLPGEYLATRAPQLLVTVLGSCVAACLRDRKTGISGMNHFMLPEGAPTGDQGPVTRFGMFAMERLINDMLKLGASREGLEAKVFGGGNVLHGMKIVNIGAQNGNFVLDYLANERIPVLAEDLLGEHARKVYFFTDTGKVMIRRLKSERLPTVAREEARYRDTVEHSGSGDVELFD
- the fdxA gene encoding ferredoxin FdxA, coding for MAYVVTEACVKCKYTDCVDVCPVDCFHEGPNFLVIDPEECIDCTLCVPECPVEAIYPEDDLPADQQAFLGINAELAREWPVISAKKDPLPDHEEWAKVKDKRHLLEK
- the gluQRS gene encoding tRNA glutamyl-Q(34) synthetase GluQRS, with product MPSVRGRFAPSPTGLLHAGSLTTAVGSFLEARTRGGQWLVRIEDLDPPREVPGAADEILRTLERLGFEWDGDVVYQSRRHDLYRDALDTLRRAGSVYPCTCTRREIGLVAHRGIDGPVYPGTCRGGCRESRSARAWRLRVGEDPVSFDDRLQGRVSQSLENEVGDIVLRRADGFWAYQLAVVVDDAEQGVTDIVRGADLLVSTPRQIAVYRALGQAVPGYCHLPVMVNAAGEKLSKQTLAPAIDPDEAVKALCQALRRLGHTPPADPGSVAEVWAWAMEHWSISRVPAAPVTVIS